The following DNA comes from Ricinus communis isolate WT05 ecotype wild-type chromosome 10, ASM1957865v1, whole genome shotgun sequence.
ATATCTATCTTTATACCAATCAGAATAAGACTTGTTACCAAGCAATTTGTATTATAATCAACAATTCTGCAGCTTAGTAGAAAAACTCTTCATTTCCTAATAAACGAATTAGCATTTTGAAATCTCAAATTCTTGTATCAAAAAATGCTACTCAAAATGCATACTTAATAATGCTGTTCTATGGAAGATCATGAGAGTGAAGCTGTAAATGAATATGAGGCACATGCCACATCCTTGTGATGAAACAGTTGCCAAATGACAACCACAAACCATCAACTGCTTTCGGCACAATATAGGGATtgaagatatatataaaatacatgGCGACACCCTAGATAGAAAACCCAGAATTTCCAATATATCTAGTAGATTAATGTGATGAGTTAACAAACTAGAGTCATTGTTGATTACTTTAGGCCTCACAAGGTAAATTGATATTAGAAGGCACATCTGAAACCAAGAAATCGTCTTGATACTGCTGGAATCTTGTTAAATGCCTGTAGATAATGATCTATCTGAGAATGAATACCGTTGCATCTGGAAATTCAAGTTAATGGGAATAGAAGCCACTGAGGGAGTCAAAAGTTAGAACTAGACCTGCCAAAATAACACCACATCAGATAAACAAATGAATAATGCATCCAAAACGTTTTCTTTAAATGAGACTGTCCCATATTTAGATATTATGCTAGCTGAAGCTGATTGGTGCCACAACTGGCAATGGAAGCATATCCTAACTAAACTGTACCTAAAATTTTGAGGAGGGAAATCTCTTTTCAGGGCCCCCCACCCGCCTTGCCTGCAATCGCTGCCTTCTGATttagaaacaaagaaaagatcaTCAATAAAATAGTACAGTCATAATTCGTAATTTATCCTTTCCATATGATACATAATTGagatctttaaaataaaggcCTTACTGGTTCAACATTTCCCTTGCCATTCATCGATAACGAATTTGATGAAGGTTGTGAAGGCCTGGGACACAAGCAGTAATATGTTACCTCTGACTCAACCATTTTGGATAGCAAAGAAAGCAAAGCATTACAGTGACCTATTAAAACTAATGTAACACAGGGTAAGAAGTTCATAGACACCTCATATCCTTTGCTTTCTctttgtcttcttcttcttttgaagTTGGTGCAAATCTTTGAAGTCGAGCTTTTTTCTTGGCCTCCTCATCAGCACTCACAGCCACAGGAAGTCCAAACCTATTTAAACAACAGAAAGATTCAGTAACAATCCACCTCAATAGTAATAAGCAACGTTGCTGCAACTAAAATTCTGAAACATAGACCTCTCTGCTCTAGCCTTCCTCTTTAGCTCCTCACCACTCTTTACAGTGGGCCCAGTTCCAAACCTGCAACGGGTAAGGTTAGCATTTAAACAGATTTAGATAGTGAAATATGAAAACAAATTCAGGCTCTGTGCATGAAAAATCCTTAAAACCACCCTTCACTAATTAAAACAATGGCCGGCTATACAAAGCCCTCCTGCATGAGTGTGCTCGTGTGAGTAACACATagagagagaggaagaaattcacaattcaataaaaacaaaaaaagacaCCTAGACTCGACCATGAACCCACTTAAAGGGAAGGTTAAAGTTTGAATACATAGGTTAATGACTCTGATACAAAAGGAACAGAGACCGAAGCCTAAACAGCTATAGAAAGCTTATACAATTTTCGAACCAAAATTGCAGTTGATAATGATTGTAAAAAAATGTTGTGTATTAATGCatgaaaaagaatatgaagTGAAAATGACTAAGGCCTAGTTTAGGTTGTGTTTATGATTCCAAAACAGTCTATCAGTCaacaaaaaagattaaaagcgTCATTTCATAGTTAGAATAGAtgtcttttaaaaaatacttgaAATAGATAATAGTGAAACCTAATTGGAAGACGGCAGCCATGAAATCTATATGCAAAAGTCCGACGTAATAGAACGAAATCTAATGGGATAGGCCTTAAAAAATCCCTAAGACCTAACTCGGCATAATGAcctctaaatattttaatggtagaataaaagaaaacaagggaAGAAGAGATCTGCGGATACCTCTCGGCCCGAGAATTGCGTTTCTCTTGCTCGGATAATTGAACAGTAATTCCAAAGCGCTCGGCGCGGCGGATCTTCTTCTCGGTGTCAGAGACAGGAGCAGTATTCCCTGATACCTTAGTGCTCTTAGAATCCTCGGCATCCTTATTAACTGGTGCGGTGACCTCGACTAGATCCGACTGAACAGGAGAAGGAATCGGGGCATCTAGGGCTTTGCTAGGGTTATCTTCGAGAGGAGCGATGGCTGTGGGATTGAGATTCTCCATGGAGAGTGGTTGAGCAGCAGCACCGAGCGATAGaagatctttttcttttaccgTGAATTTTTGATGCGGAGAGCAAGCGAATAAAAAGACtctgattctttttttcttttattaacgACGGTCAAAGAACCGCTTGTTTGCgtctctctttttatttttcctggAGTGGGCAACTGGTGGGGGAATGGGTCGAGTTTTGGTTTACCCTACCCAATCAAACCATATAAATATCCactcaaattcaatttaaaaaacaaattaattttcatattaagaATCTGCACTGATCGAGATCGGATAGTAATAACTTTAGTacattattaattactaataaatatttttatagaaatatatgTTATGAAACATTTATCCATGTGGTAAAGACACTGTAATGTCATATAATCCACAAACAAAAACAATGACAAAATCCAACATACAAactttcataaattaatattagaaaaataattattaattataaatagtattatttaattcaatattaattaattattatgtgGTGTACTcgatattgttattttaatcataaaattatttatttatagatatttttatatatttttctatgttttaacaccttcatattttattaggataataatatattcttaaaaatatatattattttaattttaatattattttttaaaataaaaattattatataattagaaataaaacttatttattaatataatatcaaaatttttgaaattaaaattattatctaatcaAGAAAGTAATTgttaactaatataatattaaaaatataattaatctgttaatttttaagaatagatttattgatttaattagaaGTTGACTtgctaattaataattagtaaaaaaattacctAAATTActtacaaaatttaattatatatgtaaataataaatacatatataaaaaaataatattattaaaaaatttaaattttaaaatttaatatatatataataaaatatctctATAATAATATTCTATATATGAATAATCTGTGTTTATAGTGATACAAAGTTACCATTCTAATATGAGctagttataaataaaaataaattttttattataataaattataaaatttttaaattttattttaaggtaATACACttctatatagtaatatttatttatataattttaaaaatatattatattatattatatattataatattattttttattaaatcttatttatataatataacaagagattaacatattttatttatagtttatgtgatttttatttataaaattaaatattaaatctaaaaaaattcatattaaattttttataaaattataatattatcgtagttataaattttatttaatttaaataatataattataaataaaaattattatatattatatattataaatatacataggAAGGGAGGAGGACCAGAGTGACCGGAATATGGCTACCAAATTCGgagagataaataataattgataataaataatataacgGAATCTGGCGCTAATTTATTGACATCAACAATCGCACGAAACGGGACACACAGACAAAAAGGAGCTCTTGCTTGCCAGCTTAACGCCACCGCCCACCTctgtttctctttctcttcttcttcttcttcttcttccatggaaaagatttaatttgaCTTAACTTAATTTACttccctctctctttcttctcatCTTCCCCTATTTTCAACTCTACCTAATAACTCAAGCTATGAGTTTAGCTTCTGTTATCCATACtataaatacaattcaacCTCCTCTCTCTCTTACTCTTAGGGTTTCACCTCCCAAATGTTCCCCCAGATTTCACTTCTCTCCTCCTCATTTCACTCCTCTTCTTTCCCTACCTCACAGACTCCCTTATCCAATTGCTTGTTCTGGAGGCGCTCAACAGGACCCTGATTTATCTACCTCAGGTCAGATTTTACTGTCCCCTCTTATCTCAGTAACCGccattttattgtttttaaagTTGCGTCCTTTTAcccatttttcttcttttttaatttgcaGAAGCTCCCCATTCTGTGGATAAACCAGAGGCACATGGGAATTATACTACCTCCGTTAAAACTGTTGCTTTTTGTGTGAGCACTTCTCTCTACCTTTTCATGATTTGGTGCTTCTGTCATTGTCTTAATTACAATCATTGTAGTCTCGGTCATTCTTTTAGGTCTGCGCTGCTGTGGCATTTGGCATTGGTATTGGTTTCAAAGATGGAGTGGGTAAAGCTTCCGAGTTTTTTGCGGGGTATGTTCAAGCGACTATATTCAAcctaccttttcttttctttctctaataGAAGATCAAAATGGAAATTTTATTCAgtattctcatttttatttcatttttgttaaatttggATCAAGGTAGTGAGTTTTGCAGGTCTTGATAATTATATCAACTCCCAGGCACAGTTTACAACATTCCTTGATATATTAGAAATCAGCTTctagtttttgtttttcttttgatttctttctcttaGTCACTTGTCTTTGCAATTAAATAATGGCTGGAATATATTCTTCAGCTTTCAAAAGCAGGAAGTTTAGCAAGTTTAAGGGAGTTTCCGCTATAAATATGGGCTTTGGCACCCCACGTTTAATTCTAGTCAAAATTTGCAGTTTGTCAGTGGAAAGCCATGTTTTATATAACTTCTGATTGGCTGTGTACCCTAGTGAGGTGTTAAAGTTGTTTCCCCTCCTCCCTCTCCAGTGTATTGCCTAACTGTTTTCCTTGTTGGATAAAACAGCTTGAGAAACTACAtgagtttgaatttaaatcGATGGCTTTAGGTCTTATGATTATAACTGAAAAAGGATATCTGACATTGCATCTAGTCTCAATTTAGCATTTCTTTTCCTAAGAATACTATcgactatcaatataattctTGTTAATTCTGCATTGCATTTCCGAActtgtttttatttcatactGTTTCCACCATAATGTCCAAGGATCCTTCAGGTATATATTGGAGCAAAGTTTGTCAGTGGACAATCTGTTCGTCTTTGTGctgattttcaaatatttcaaagtGCCACTCATGTATCAGGTGCTTCACTGAGTCTGCTATTTGCTATGGTATTTctgctttctattttttaatgctAACCATTACATTACATGTCAATATGTGGTAATGGAAAATTCGGTGTGTTGAAAATACAGAATCGGGTACTTTCATATGGAATTGCTGGTGCAATCATCTTTCGTTTGTCATTAATACTACTTGGATCAGCTACTCTCCAGGTAGGCAAGTTCCTAATTTTGTCCATTGTCATTTACTGTGTGTTTGTGCACTTTCTCACTTTTTTTGCTCGTGTTGTTTTAGAGGTTTGAGGCTGTCAACTTATTCCTCGCTGCAATACTCCTGTACTCATCTGTCAAGGTGCTCTTCTGggatttattaaaattatcacCGAGTTAAATCTGTTTTTAGTTAGTTTTCTCAATAGGCTACTTTGTGTCGTTGGTcttctttgttatattgacaTGTTTGTGCACATTTAAAGGCTAAAAATGTATAACCAATTAAGCTGGGTTTTTATGGGTTCCACTGCAAAGATAAGTATCAAGTCTCTTATTGAGCCTGGGAACcatcttcatcttcctttCAAATGGACACCCCAGAAGGGGCATAGGAGATTGATCTGCAAATTTCAATGTTTTTGATTATTGAGAGTATCAATCTCTGACAGCTCATATCTCTAACTTTATTGAGCATTTATTAGTGTGCAGCTTTTGCTGATTTTCTAACATTTTTATGTAGATTATAATCTTCTTTACATTATTCTAGCTATTTGCCAGTGAAGATGATGAAACTTCTTTAAAGACTTATGCAATTATTTAATCATCCCATCCTGCCTGTACTGATAttacttcctttcttttgattctttttccctttaatccGTTCATCCAATTTCTGATATGTTTGTTCCATGTCTGAATGCATGATAGAAATCTTTTAGTATTTTCGGGGCTTATAAAACTAGATAATTCAAGAGAAAGGTAAGGAAGTCTAGATAGAGGTTAATACCCATAAAAATAAGGTGGATATGCAATCAGAAATAGGTTATGGGATGAAAGAGGCAACAATCTATCATGCAGCTCAAGACCTAATTGCCTCCAGTAATGGACAGAGATTGGCGAAAAAGGAacataaaaaggaaataaaagaaagttatgaaaaggaaaaaagcatGTATATAGTTATGCACTTTGATATGATTTGCTATTAACTGTTTCGAATTTTGGGCCCACATTttgaattcttcttttatcttcttattttttttgatattgcAGCTAAATATGACGGGAATCGCTTCTTTACAAATGAGGATGGCGCATGGAAAGTAAGTCATCTGTAGGATGTTATGTAGCCCTTTGCTAAGTACAATTGTTAGTGCATTTAGCATACCGAGTTTGTTTGTCTCCTAAGATTCTTCATTTCTAACAGGCATCACCCATTTTGGGCAGGCCACACCTTTACTTCTCACAGTAGCAGTTATTGAGCTCAGTGATATAGCATTTGCTGTAGGTCTATCGTCTTCACCCTTGTGAAATACATCAGCATATGTATGTATGTGACATTGCTAATATTATGTTGTTtcccttttctatttttttaggtCGACTCAATTCCTGCTGTCTTTGGTGTTACAAGGGATCCTTTAATAGTTTTTACTTCTAATCTCTTTGCCATCTTAGGTAATTTTGGTTATTACCATAGGCTCACAAGCACTAATTGCAtatctgaatttttttatggACTGTTAAGTTTGCAAACTATAAGTTCTAAATGAGAAAATTGGTTTCGCATCATCAAAAAAAACTCCTAATTCAcagttttattgttttatttttctacatttgagccatttttcaatttgagaaacaCACGTCTTCATTTTTGTGGAGATTTATTGTGGTgttatgtaatttaattagatgCTAATTGCCCGATTTTTGTCTACTATAGGTCTAAGGTCGCTTTACACTCTTATCTCTGAAGGCATGGCAGACTTGGAGTATTTACAGGTAAAGTATTAATTTGCCGTAAAATTTTCCCATGCTCGTTCTATGACTTCCTCTATTTACTCTACTATTTATGTCAGATCATGATGGTGCAACTCTCAAAGCTGCATTCTTCCTGATCTCATAATTATCCCATTGATCTCTTATTTGCAACACTCCATTTGTTCCACTTGTCAAACCTCACTTTGCCGACTTAAAATAGGAAATAGAGCAACCAAATTCAAGATCTCTACTTTTGCTTCTTAGTTTCTGAACATTCTTATGCTCTTTTCTGTTATATTATCGATCTCTTTCCTCTATATGCTTTCACATTCTCTCCACAAGACCATCAGGATGACCTCATTACAATGTTCACAAGAATATATCTCTTATCTCTGAGCAAATCTCTGTAATCCTgtaataaattgattattcCCATGAGAAAGGTAATGAATGACTACATATTTTCGTCCAACTAAGGGAGCAGAAGAAAACAGGAAGGTTGCAAGGACTTTATCTACCATTACATCCATCGCCAATAAGTGAAAATGATGGAAGTTTTAATTAACTGGTGTGGAATTTACATAATGAAGCCAAAGATGAATAATAGTTATACACTAATTGTCTGTCCggttacaaaataataatgccTCTGTACTATTATGCTAGTTATTACACATTGAGAAGTGTGAATTCTGATATCTTCGGTTGCTTTGTCCATTTCAGCCTTCGATTGCTGTTGTTCTAGGCTTCATCGGGTGTAAAATGATCTTGGATTTCTTTGGTGGGTATCTCGAATCCCATTACTGTTCTTACATTCTACTTCTTTTCGATGGATGCTCAACGAGTGATTTTTGAATTCATGCTGTAGGGATTCATGTGTCAACCGAGGCATCTCTCGGTGTTGTGGCAACAAGTCTTAGTGCAGGTGTGGTATTGAGTTTATTGAAGAAGTCTGACTAGTAATAGACGCAGTTGAAGTACACAGAAACTGTGTGGTTCATAACACAGCACAAGCAGCCAAAATGCGCCCCTTCTTTACCCCTATTCACTGTTCAAATATCACAGAAGAAATAAtggattttattcttttttaaataaaaagaatttcttatgGTGTTTCAGTGGGAACTCATAATTGATTTCTTacatgtaaaagaaaatatttttctttttgagacAAAACAATATAAGAGTGAGATACTAGTAGACGACCTATGTGTTCTGTTTGAAACGTCTACTTGTAATGTATTTAGTTGAAATAACATCAGAGATTCTTTTCTTGCATCCTGCTTTTTATTCGCATTTCTTTTATAACTGTTAGGTATTCAGCTTTATTGCATAGGCTTCTTCTGTCGAGGACTAGGCTAAAAATTGTATCCTGCCTCATTGGAATATTAAATCTTCAATTTTTACTACCTGTCCTGAATTCTTTATATGCGGAGTAAAGATGTCAGTAAAGCAAGATGCAGCAGTGCAGATATCTCTTCTTCTCTGAGAATGGGGATGATGCGCATTTTAAAGACGTTAATGTTGTGAGGTCAGGAAGGAGATTTTTTTTCGACAGGATTGAACCTGCAAATGAACTTATAACGTCAACTGATCAATTAGAATGCTGTTTTTCATGGGCTACTGCACATTCATTAAgcagaaattaattaaaattctaaaccAACTATGTAATTTCCCGCTTAAAAAGGCACATTTTCCCTCCTTTTCCGGAACAAAATATTTACCTAAGTTATGGATTGGGCTTTGAATATGTTGAGTAGCCTGCAAACGAAGCACTGAAGGAGCCGACTCACAGAAAACAGGTTAATGGAGAAAGCATTGGTTGCCAAATGCCATGCATGCAACGAATACAACTAAGGCAGGTGACACCTTTGCCCGCCAATGTATGAGCATATAATATAGCTGCACCGCTATCAGTTGCCCATAGATGCACGCTCTCTCAATCAAGTCCCAAGCTTTATCCATGGCAACCGAGTAAGATCTCGAAACTTTACTTTCCCATAAGTTCTCTTTCTTATTAGAAACTTTTCACTTGAAACTCTTCTAAGTTTGCTTTTCTTGTATAGCTCTTTATACAGGAACGCCCACGAGGTTCTTCCTCCATCTCTCAATTCTACTTCCCCCCGCCCTCCTCTCTCTGATGGAACTACTAGGTTCTCACTTCCATTctcaacttttcttttcttgaataGTTCCTCCATTTTTTAAAGTGCATTTTTTATGTCCACTCTTCCATTTCTAAGTAGTGGGAATTGTTCAATcttaaatcttttctttttccttacaATACAAGGTTGTACATAAGTTACAGAAGCCCCTTCGCCCAGCGTGCCTGGATTACAAGGAATTACAAggttttgtttttcatttagCTATAGTTTCTTAATTCTCATTCAGGTTCTTACTTGTTCTGGTATGTGCAGGGACTACAAGATCAGATTGAATTAGTTGCTATCGACCTGGAAAATAAGCCTGTTTGGTATAGAGAGGTTTA
Coding sequences within:
- the LOC8283848 gene encoding protein MODIFIER OF SNC1 11, which produces MENLNPTAIAPLEDNPSKALDAPIPSPVQSDLVEVTAPVNKDAEDSKSTKVSGNTAPVSDTEKKIRRAERFGITVQLSEQEKRNSRAERFGTGPTVKSGEELKRKARAERFGLPVAVSADEEAKKKARLQRFAPTSKEEEDKEKAKDMRPSQPSSNSLSMNGKGNVEPKAAIAGKAGGGP
- the LOC8283847 gene encoding LOW QUALITY PROTEIN: thylakoid membrane protein TERC, chloroplastic (The sequence of the model RefSeq protein was modified relative to this genomic sequence to represent the inferred CDS: substituted 1 base at 1 genomic stop codon) codes for the protein MSLASVIHTINTIQPPLSLTLRVSPPKCSPRFHFSPPHFTPLLSLPHRLPYPIACSGGAQQDPDLSTSEAPHSVDKPEAHGNYTTSVKTVAFCVCAAVAFGIGIGFKDGVGKASEFFAGYILEQSLSVDNLFVFVLIFKYFKVPLMYQNRVLSYGIAGAIIFRLSLILLGSATLQRFEAVNLFLAAILLYSSVKLFASEDDETSLKTYAIIXSSHLFFDIAAKYDGNRFFTNEDGAWKATPLLLTVAVIELSDIAFAVDSIPAVFGVTRDPLIVFTSNLFAILGLRSLYTLISEGMADLEYLQPSIAVVLGFIGCKMILDFFGIHVSTEASLGVVATSLSAGVVLSLLKKSD